In one Mesorhizobium australicum genomic region, the following are encoded:
- a CDS encoding 2Fe-2S iron-sulfur cluster-binding protein, whose translation MTKLTYIAFDGTRFDVEAENGSTVMENAIRNAIPGIEAECGGACACATCHVYVDEAWTDEVGEPEAMEEDMLDFAYDVQPNSRLSCQIKVRDALDGLVVRIPERQA comes from the coding sequence ATGACAAAGCTGACATACATCGCCTTCGACGGCACGCGTTTCGACGTGGAGGCGGAGAACGGCTCCACGGTGATGGAGAACGCGATCCGCAATGCCATCCCGGGCATCGAGGCCGAATGCGGCGGCGCCTGCGCCTGCGCGACGTGCCATGTCTATGTCGACGAGGCCTGGACCGACGAGGTCGGCGAGCCGGAGGCGATGGAAGAGGACATGCTCGACTTCGCCTACGACGTCCAGCCGAACTCCCGCCTGTCCTGCCAGATCAAGGTGCGCGACGCGCTCGACGGCCTGGTCGTGAGGATTCCGGAGCGGCAGGCCTGA
- a CDS encoding Hpt domain-containing protein, which translates to MSVSTMDTGTEPMPQTSLQTVAFSNPGGETSPPSRGRPVDLVHLARQTLGDRELEREVLALFVQQATTVRDRIATATAAERTFLAHGLRGSAAGIGAFGVAAIATEIERNPHDKPLLLRLATSIDEVRDFIASISR; encoded by the coding sequence ATGTCTGTATCGACAATGGACACCGGAACCGAGCCGATGCCGCAAACGAGTCTGCAGACAGTGGCTTTTTCCAATCCGGGCGGGGAAACATCGCCGCCGTCGCGCGGGCGCCCCGTCGACCTCGTCCACCTCGCCCGCCAGACGCTCGGCGACAGGGAACTGGAGCGCGAGGTGCTGGCGCTTTTTGTCCAGCAGGCGACGACGGTGAGGGATCGAATCGCGACGGCCACCGCGGCCGAGCGGACGTTTCTCGCTCACGGCCTTCGCGGCTCGGCAGCCGGCATCGGCGCCTTCGGCGTCGCGGCGATCGCGACGGAGATCGAACGGAACCCGCACGACAAGCCGCTGCTGCTGCGCCTGGCCACGAGCATCGACGAGGTCAGGGACTTCATCGCGTCGATCAGCCGCTGA